A window of the Isosphaera pallida ATCC 43644 genome harbors these coding sequences:
- a CDS encoding PAS domain S-box protein — protein MNRSTFQHRADSTLGFWNPGLRAVVSSSDTEGSAAPPPTSPWTPSRLMLGAIVAALVIQIGFKALLSQTSVLQVAWVARLVESGFDTVLATLLSLAVVWPLVIRPLKRALEVERVKVNQILERSAEAIVSLDSAGRIVSINPSAARMFGYSASEVVGESFLKLFTFSGQAAQDIKSSLKAATFQQVPRGLKKDQTTFPIELSITEVMVEGRRLVTLFVRDLTEVQNWKRRQEEAVNQLRSVLDAATRFSIVATDAHGVVEVFNTGAERMLGYQASEVIGRMRLDQLHLPQELREEAQRLETKLGQPIDPIEVLFEPVRRLGFQERTWTYVRKDGGTLLVNLVTTPRRDSAGRIVGYVGIADDVTEQVRYQEEIRRARDRADAANRAKSEFLASMSHEIRTPMTSILGHADILNLPDLTPQRLAEARGAIQAAGRHLLRIINDILDLAKIEAGKLPMEILPCDPWTLAREVVAGLRINATRRELALTLEAAGPLPKQIQTDPNRLRQVLYNLVGNAIKFTEKGGVRLIVSFDPSACRLSFDVIDTGVGMTPEQVGKLFTPFYQAERTHNAGGTGLGLVISKRLAERLGGTIKVQSQRGRGSVFSVLIPVDPAAARELVPKAELERIAREPIDAANESTLALFTTKLIGRVLLAEDTPEIRQVILFHLRRLGLTVEAVENGELAVEKALAGPPFDLILMDLQMPITDGYEATARLRASGFEGPIVALTAHTMTGERERCLRAGFTDHLGKPIDLNEFLTLMNRYLKPAPRLVDQSDSPTQLEHPTAKALAAPNQDAPASAAAPVAAAPVAAANGAVLAASRPEAADGRATSSSPPPSDDATAKTSATAVERGPNHSDSGMIPLLTVELKPGESRDDIGLVHLLARYIQGLPAQATRLRDFWSQGDWQKVEQLAHRVLGSSGMYGLSDLNRIAARIEQAARRHDDIVADELDALDREIERLGQLGPPVKRGSSVSE, from the coding sequence ATGAATCGATCGACTTTCCAACACCGGGCCGACTCCACGTTGGGATTCTGGAATCCCGGACTTCGGGCCGTTGTGTCCTCCTCCGACACCGAAGGCAGCGCCGCGCCACCCCCCACGTCGCCCTGGACGCCCTCCCGGCTGATGTTGGGCGCGATTGTCGCGGCCTTAGTCATTCAGATCGGCTTCAAGGCGCTGTTGAGCCAAACCAGCGTTCTTCAAGTGGCCTGGGTGGCTCGTTTGGTCGAGTCGGGATTCGATACCGTTCTGGCCACGCTGTTGAGTTTGGCGGTGGTCTGGCCCCTCGTGATCCGCCCGCTCAAACGGGCGCTTGAGGTCGAGCGGGTCAAGGTCAACCAGATTTTGGAACGCTCGGCCGAGGCGATTGTTTCGCTGGACTCGGCGGGGCGGATCGTGTCAATCAACCCCTCGGCTGCCCGGATGTTCGGCTACAGCGCCTCGGAGGTGGTCGGGGAATCGTTCCTCAAGCTGTTCACCTTCAGTGGACAAGCGGCTCAGGACATCAAGTCGTCACTCAAGGCCGCCACCTTCCAGCAAGTTCCACGCGGCCTCAAGAAGGACCAGACCACCTTCCCGATTGAATTGTCGATCACCGAGGTGATGGTGGAAGGCCGTCGCCTGGTGACGCTGTTCGTGCGGGACCTGACCGAGGTTCAAAACTGGAAGCGCAGGCAGGAGGAAGCGGTCAACCAGTTGCGGTCGGTGCTGGACGCGGCCACCCGGTTCTCGATCGTGGCGACCGACGCGCACGGCGTTGTCGAGGTTTTCAACACCGGGGCCGAGCGGATGCTTGGTTACCAGGCGTCCGAGGTGATCGGGCGAATGAGGCTGGATCAACTCCACCTGCCCCAGGAGCTTAGGGAGGAGGCTCAGCGTCTGGAGACCAAGTTGGGCCAGCCGATTGACCCGATCGAAGTGTTGTTCGAACCGGTTAGGCGTCTGGGCTTTCAAGAACGCACCTGGACCTATGTTCGCAAGGATGGCGGTACGTTACTGGTCAATCTGGTGACCACGCCGCGGCGCGACTCGGCCGGGCGGATTGTTGGCTACGTGGGCATCGCCGACGACGTGACCGAACAGGTCCGCTATCAGGAGGAGATCCGCAGGGCGCGGGATCGCGCTGACGCGGCCAACCGGGCCAAGAGCGAATTCTTGGCCTCGATGAGCCACGAGATCCGCACCCCGATGACCTCGATTTTGGGGCACGCCGACATCCTCAACCTGCCCGACCTGACGCCTCAGCGTCTGGCCGAGGCCCGCGGGGCGATCCAAGCGGCGGGTCGTCACCTGCTGCGGATCATCAACGACATCCTCGATCTAGCTAAGATCGAGGCGGGCAAGCTCCCGATGGAAATCCTGCCATGCGACCCGTGGACCCTGGCCCGCGAGGTGGTCGCCGGGTTGCGGATCAACGCCACCCGCCGCGAATTGGCCTTGACCCTGGAAGCAGCTGGTCCTCTGCCTAAACAGATCCAGACCGATCCCAACCGCTTGCGTCAAGTGTTGTACAACCTAGTGGGCAACGCCATCAAATTTACTGAGAAAGGGGGGGTGCGGCTGATCGTGTCGTTTGACCCGTCGGCTTGTCGTTTGTCCTTCGACGTCATCGACACCGGCGTGGGTATGACGCCCGAACAGGTCGGTAAGCTGTTCACGCCGTTCTATCAAGCTGAGCGGACCCACAACGCCGGCGGCACCGGGCTGGGTCTGGTCATCTCCAAACGTCTGGCCGAGCGCCTAGGCGGCACCATCAAGGTCCAAAGCCAACGCGGACGCGGCAGCGTCTTCTCGGTGCTCATTCCCGTGGATCCTGCCGCCGCGCGCGAGTTGGTCCCCAAAGCGGAACTAGAACGGATCGCCCGTGAACCCATCGACGCCGCCAATGAATCCACTCTGGCGTTGTTCACCACCAAACTCATCGGTCGTGTGCTGTTGGCCGAAGACACCCCCGAGATCCGCCAGGTCATCCTGTTCCACCTCCGCCGCCTGGGTCTGACCGTGGAAGCCGTCGAAAACGGCGAACTCGCCGTGGAAAAGGCGCTGGCCGGCCCTCCCTTCGACCTGATCCTGATGGATCTTCAGATGCCGATCACCGACGGCTACGAAGCCACCGCGCGGCTGCGTGCCAGCGGCTTCGAGGGTCCCATTGTCGCCTTGACCGCCCACACCATGACCGGCGAGCGCGAACGCTGCCTCCGCGCCGGGTTCACCGACCATCTGGGTAAACCGATCGACCTCAACGAGTTCCTCACCCTGATGAATCGGTACCTCAAACCGGCCCCCAGACTCGTCGATCAAAGCGATTCGCCGACCCAGCTCGAACACCCTACCGCCAAGGCGCTGGCTGCTCCAAACCAGGACGCCCCCGCTTCCGCTGCCGCTCCCGTTGCCGCCGCTCCCGTTGCCGCCGCCAACGGCGCGGTCCTTGCCGCATCTCGGCCGGAGGCCGCGGACGGCCGCGCGACTTCCTCCTCCCCCCCTCCCTCGGACGACGCCACGGCGAAGACATCCGCGACCGCTGTGGAACGCGGCCCAAACCATTCCGATTCCGGGATGATCCCGCTTCTAACGGTCGAACTCAAGCCTGGCGAGTCGCGCGACGACATTGGCTTGGTTCACCTGCTGGCCCGCTACATTCAGGGTCTGCCTGCCCAAGCCACGCGCCTCCGCGACTTCTGGAGTCAAGGCGATTGGCAGAAGGTCGAGCAACTGGCCCACCGGGTTTTGGGATCCTCGGGGATGTACGGTCTCTCCGACCTCAATCGGATCGCCGCGCGGATCGAGCAGGCCGCCCGCCGCCATGATGACATCGTGGCGGACGAACTCGACGCCCTCGACCGGGAAATCGAACGCCTCGGACAGCTTGGGCCACCCGTGAAACGTGGCTCCAGCGTTTCTGAATAG
- a CDS encoding type I phosphomannose isomerase catalytic subunit yields the protein MRNPTLGPLRFQPILKRLIWGGRRLGTTLGKGIGPESDYAESWEIADHGHDVSRVASGPWMGRDLRELLRLGRRDLLGEAVGDRDHFPLLVKFLDARQTLSVQVHPDDDLAARLVQDRGKTEAWVILDAEPGSLIYAGLKPGVDRDHFAQAMNQGTEAVEPLLHRFEPRPGDVVFIPAGTVHAIGAGILLTEIQQMSDATFRVDDWGRLDAQGQPRPLHRAEALQAIDFNRGPVDPVPTTPQPIPGGTYERLIECPYFLIERWVLHRATVLGRPDRFTIVVGLEGRGRLIDRDHLGHPLKAGQTLLLPAAAGRCLMAPEVDCTLRILTCTVP from the coding sequence ATGAGGAACCCGACCTTGGGTCCATTGCGGTTTCAACCGATCCTCAAACGTTTGATCTGGGGCGGACGACGCCTGGGAACCACCCTGGGCAAAGGAATCGGGCCAGAATCGGACTACGCCGAATCGTGGGAGATCGCCGACCATGGCCACGACGTCAGCCGAGTCGCCAGCGGTCCCTGGATGGGCCGCGACCTGCGTGAGTTGCTTCGGCTGGGTCGCCGCGACCTGCTGGGCGAGGCGGTGGGCGATCGTGACCACTTCCCGCTTCTGGTCAAGTTCCTAGATGCCCGCCAAACCCTCTCGGTCCAAGTCCACCCCGACGACGACCTCGCCGCCCGCCTGGTCCAGGATCGCGGCAAGACCGAAGCCTGGGTCATCCTCGACGCCGAACCCGGCAGCCTGATCTACGCTGGACTCAAGCCCGGCGTCGATCGCGACCACTTCGCCCAGGCGATGAACCAAGGTACCGAGGCGGTCGAACCTCTGCTCCACCGCTTTGAACCCCGACCCGGCGACGTGGTGTTCATCCCCGCCGGCACCGTTCACGCTATTGGCGCGGGCATCCTGCTGACCGAGATTCAGCAAATGTCCGATGCCACCTTCCGGGTAGATGACTGGGGACGGCTTGACGCCCAGGGACAACCCCGACCCCTCCATCGCGCCGAAGCCCTCCAGGCCATCGACTTCAACCGCGGCCCGGTCGATCCCGTGCCCACCACCCCGCAACCCATCCCCGGCGGCACCTATGAGCGTTTGATCGAGTGCCCTTACTTCCTGATCGAACGTTGGGTTCTCCATCGCGCCACCGTGCTAGGTCGCCCCGACCGCTTTACGATCGTCGTCGGTTTAGAAGGCCGAGGCCGTCTGATCGATCGGGACCATCTGGGACACCCCCTCAAAGCGGGCCAAACCCTGCTGCTGCCCGCCGCCGCCGGGCGCTGCCTGATGGCCCCCGAGGTCGATTGCACCCTCCGCATCTTGACCTGCACTGTTCCTTGA